One window of Trichoderma breve strain T069 chromosome 3, whole genome shotgun sequence genomic DNA carries:
- a CDS encoding short chain dehydrogenase domain-containing protein, with the protein MPQTVFLVTGTTSGIGASLVNHIISRGDKVIASGRSVEKKLGHLKSENVALLELDVAAGKSVVEAQVKKAWEIFGHIDVLINNAGMSAMKTIEDADDDYINTMFQVNVFGQLHMSQAILPFFRAQGHGIISFTSSGCAWGALPFLGHYCMTKAALSSFAESLHKEVSHMGIKCVAFDIGGFPTRLAQPREGEDAAGAAVNPNDVAIPEAPVSEPYAGIFGEYLNLFMPDHSWVIPGDPDKAASAMVQVIQREGPAAGRPWAVRVVLGSDSLVYATKRRTEEIQLLQKWKDVSASTDARKFVLKPEYEKYIAVAGVEE; encoded by the exons ATGCCTCAAACAGTCTTCCTCGTCACCGGTACCACCTCTGGCATCGGTGCCTCCTTGGTCAACCACATCATCTCCCGCGGCGACAAAGTCATCGCCTCTGGCAGAAGTGTGGAAAAGAAACTCGGTCACCTCAAGTCCGAAAACGTGGCTCTTCTGGAACTCGATGTTGCAGCTGGGAAGTCCGTCGTGGAAGCGCAGGTGAAGAAGGCGTGGGAGATTTTCGGACACATTGATGTTTTGATCAACAATGCTGGCATGTCTGCTATGAAGACTATTGAAGATGCCGA CGACGActacatcaacaccatgTTCCAAGTCAACGTCTTCGGCCAGTTGCACATGTCTCAAGCCATCCTACCCTTCTTCCGCGCCCAAGGCCACGGCATCATCTCATTTACTTCCTCCGGCTGTGCCTGGGGAGCACTCCCCTTCCTGGGTCACTACTGcatgacaaaggcagcattGAGCTCCTTCGCCGAGAGTCTGCATAAGGAAGTATCTCACATGGGCATCAAGTGCGTTGCATTTGACATTGGTGGCTTTCCAACTCGTCTGGCTCAGCCTCGCGAGGGCGAAGACGCCGCCGGCGCCGCAGTGAATCCAAACGACGTGGCTATCCCTGAGGCTCCCGTTTCTGAGCCCTATGCGGGAATTTTTGGGGAGTATCTCAACCTGTTCATGCCTGATCACTCGTGGGTTATCCCCGGCGACCCCGACAAGGCGGCATCCGCCATGGTGCAAGTTATTCAGCGTGAAGGACCTGCAGCGGGCCGGCCCTGGGCAGTCCGTGTCGTTTTGGGGTCGGATAGCTTAGTTTATGCGACAAAAAGACGTACGGAGGAGATTCAGCTCTTGCAGAAATGGAAGGATGTGAGCGCAAGCACCGACGCGAGGAAGTTTGTGCTTAAGCCCGAGTATGAGAAGTACATTGCCGTCGCTGGAGTTGAAGAGTAA
- a CDS encoding polynucleotide kinase 3 phosphatase domain-containing protein, translating into MATKSPPRKRKDPGAPVSPPPLKKAVKSTTTKSAVASFFTPASQKPKERTIWSERGPSDDVPATLLVGRYEPEKKDDTAHQKRRKIAAFDLDSTLITTSSGKKHASNAADWKWWDSRVPGRLRELYEQENYHVVILSNQAGLTLHFDANYKGPKATAQKRVAEFKQKCNAVLTSLDLPTSVYAATAKDIYRKPRIGMWKELCDDLEIPEEEIDLKGSFFIGDAGAVAKDFSCSDRNFAHNVGIDYLTPEEFFLGEKPRDFIREFDLVNFTLPDGDGEADAAKDLFERKNDQDVVLFCGPPGAGKSTFYFKCLKPLGYERVNQDTLKSRDKCIQAARDLLKEGKSVAVDNTNPDPDTRALWIEVAKKAGVPIRCVWFSTPVVVCEHNDAVRANNATLNPEKREILPKLAFTGFSSRFKEPKEKEGFQDVTEVKFQFRGTKEEYALWGRYWI; encoded by the exons ATGGCCACCAAAAGTCCTCCAAGAAAGCGAAAAGATCCTGGCGCTCCCGTTTCCCCTCCACCCCTCAAAAAAGCCGTGAAGAGCACAACTACAA AATCCGCAGTTGCAAGCTTTTTCACGCCAGCCTCCCAGAAGCCAAAAGAACGAACGATATGGTCAGAACGAGGTCCCTCCGATGACGTTCCCGCAACCCTCTTGGTAGGCAGATACGAGCCAGAGAAGAAAGACGATACAGCCCATCAAAAGCGACGGAAGATTGCCGCATTTGATCTTGATTCAACGCTCATTACTACATCGTCGGGAAAGAAGCACGCCTCCAATGCAGCTGACTGGAAGTGGTGGGACAGTAGAGTTCCTGGTCGGCTACGAGAGCTGTATGAGCAGGAAAACTACCATGTCGTGATTCTCTCCAACCAGGCTGGATTGACGCTGCACTTTGACGCAAACTACAAGGGACCAAAGGCTACTGCCCAGAAACGTGTTGCGGAATTTAAACAAAAATGCAATGCTGTGCTCACAAGTCTCGACCTCCCCACATCCGTCTATGCGGCCACAGCAAAGGATATTTATCGAAAGCCTAGGATAGGCATGTGGAAAGAACTCTGCGATGACCTCGAAATTCCTGAGGAGGAGATAGATCTAAAAGGAAGCTTTTTCATCGGCGATGCGGGTG CAGTAGCAAAAGATTTCAGCTGTTCCGACAGGAATTTCGCACACAACGTCGGCATCGATTATCTAACGCCTGAAGAGTTTTTCCTGGGAGAGAAGCCCAGGGACTTTATCCGGGAGTTTGACCTAGTAAATTTTACACTCccagacggagacggagaagccGACGCTGCTAAAGACCTCTTTGAGAGGAAAAACGACCAAGATGTCGTCTTGTTCTGCGGCCCTCCCGGAGCGGGAAAGAGTACATTTTATTTCAAATGCCTCAAGCCGCTCGGATATGAACGAGTGAATCAGGATACACTAAAGTCCCGCGACAAATGCATTCAAGCTGCCCGAGATTTGCTCAAAGAGGGCAAATCTGTAGCTGTTG ACAACACCAACCCAGATCCCGATACGCGGGCTTTGTGGATCGAGGTGGCCAAAAAGGCGGGCGTTCCAATCCGGTGTGTCTGGTTTTCAACACCAGTAGTAGTATGTGAACATAACGATGCAGTTCGAGCGAACAATGCCACACTCAAtccagagaagagagagatccTGCCCAAGCTGGCCTTTACTGGATTCTCATCAAGGTTCAAAGAgccaaaggaaaaagaaggcttTCAGGATGTGACGGAGGTAAAATTTCAATTCCGAGGCACAAAGGAGGAATACGCCCTCTGGGGCCGATATTGGATATGA
- a CDS encoding med18 protein domain-containing protein: MYELFLTALVEDSDINTALAVLSGFCSMQPWESVSRVIYFQGPPRPSGITNQRSFEKPIRKEAALLWKELHQNLSRQSFVLQARYEIYKDRDLGPSAEPVDLDTVPGILRWTDFPDPPRNQPILAQRKKVELWEQRKLLSVLRENNHQYKTETVEEMHYFVGPLEDYVPLAAKSAPPTEPKPTLPAWESLTRVDSQNRWILQVKAHVVQDNKPDEIKKAQDQLLKFRTDLEGVFDFKVIDRKVHDTRVVMQQQGVQVLPQKVLLGK, translated from the exons ATGTACGAGCTGTTCCTCACAGCCCTCGTTGAGGACAGCGACATCAACACGGCCCTCGCTGTATTGAGTGGCTTCTGCTCTATGCAGCCATGGGAATCCGTGAGCCGAGTCATTTATTTCCAGggtcctcctcgtccgtccGGAATCACCAACCAGCGCTCCTTTGAGAAGCCTATTCGCAAAGAGGCCGCCCTGCTCTGGAAGGAATTGCATCAGAATCTTTCCCGCCAGTCATTTGTCCTCCAGGCTCGCTATGAAATCTACAAGGATCGAGACTTGGGTCCTTCTGCCGAACCAGTTGATCTCGACACCGTGCCAGGCATCCTGAGATGGACAGACTTTCCAGATCCCCCTCGGAATCAGCCGATTCTCGCTCAACGCAAAAAGGTTGAGCTTTGGGAACAGAGAAAACTACTCTCTGTATTGCGAGAAAATAACCATCA GTACAAAACAGAGACAGTAGAAGAGAT GCACTACTTTGTCGGGCCGCTTGAGGACTATGTTCCCCTTGCAGCCAAGTCGGCTCCCCCAACGGAACCGAAGCCTACTCTGCCAGCTTGGGAGTCTCTCACACGGGTTGATTCGCAGAATCGCTGGATTCTCCAGGTCAAGGCGCACGTCGTTCAAGATAACAAGCCAGATGAGATAAAGAAGGCGCAAGACCAGCTTTTAAAGTTTCGCACAGATCTAGAAGGCGTTTTCGATTTCAAAGTCATTGACCGAAAAGTACACGACACTCGAGTGgtcatgcagcagcagggcgTTCAGGTACTCCCGCAGAAAGTGCTTCTGGGGAAGTAA
- a CDS encoding sugar transporter domain-containing protein, which produces MGVGAKKPVNIFKLKDLGEPEGALNWRLWFAVFSFGLLGAARGIDEGLISGAFNSDNFKESINYASYDTVDQANIKANVSAMVQIGSVAGALIAFLICDRIGRINATRVLCVTWAVGIMIFMIGGSRGNLGAIYAGRFIAGLGVGQTPVVGPIYVAEIAPASIRGLCTCFFTGAVYLGIVLAYFANYGCQLHFSDSSADQWLIPTSLHIMMSGLIFILMFFQWESPRFLVKQGKVDQAVHHMARLRQQSPDSEYIIREIGMIQAGLDHELEASRGVGWLGKLKELVLDKSNLYRVYLSSMVQLLSQWSGAGSITLYAPDLFKILGITGTNESLLVTAVFGLIKFVSAMLCALFLVDVIGRKRALLIGITLQAIAMIYVAGFLTAVPELGTVKSYVLPDSLKGPSRGAIAMIYISGAGWALGWNSMQYLLTAELYPLRVRALATSWAMTLHFANQYGNSRAVPVMLLPDAQGGISPKGTFWCFAAVTIVGGLWVWFFVPETGGRTLESMDRLFDLPWYRIGLHGNKDAEEKDMAVDEKQRAAEEEFGHVHQIEEKA; this is translated from the exons ATGGGTGTTGGGGCAAAGAAACCggtcaacatcttcaagttGAAAGACTTGGGAGAGCCAGAGGGAGCGCTGAACTGGCGCCTTTGGTTTGCAGTCTTTTCCTTTGGACTGCTTGGTGCTGCGCGAGGCATCGACGAGGGTCTGATCTCGGGCGCCTTCAACTCAGACAACTTCAAAGAATCCATCAACTATGCTTCGTACGACACTGTGGACCAGGCCAACATTAAGGCTAATGTCTCTGCCATGGTGCAGATTGGCTCCGTCGCTGGTGCTCTCAT TGCCTTCCTAATCTGTGATCGCATCGGTCGTATCAACGCCACGCGAGTGCTGTGCGTCACCTGGGCTGTTGGAATCATGATTTTCATGATTGGAGGTTCCCGCGGTAATTTGGGCGCCATCTATGCCGGTAGATTCATCGCCGGTCTGGGTGTGGGACAGACACCTGTTGTTGG TCCCATCTATGTCGCCGAAATTGCGCCTGCGTCAATTCGTGGTCTATGTACCTGTTTCTTCACTGGTGCCGTCTATCTCGGCATCGTGCTGGCCTATTTCGCAAACTATGGATGCCAGCTTCACTTTAGCGACAGCAGTGCAGACCAGTGGCTTATCCCGACAAGTCTGCATATCATGATGAGtggcctcatcttcatcttgatgtTTTTCCAGTGGGAATCGCCACGCTTTCTTGTCAAGCAGGGCAAGGTTGACCAGGCAGTTCACCACATGGCCCGGCTGCGCCAACAGTCTCCTGACAGCGAGTACATCATCCGCGAAATCGGCATGATTCAGGCTGGTCTTGATCATGAGCTGGAGGCTAGCCGAGGCGTTGGTTGgcttggcaagctcaaggaacTTGTTCTTGACAAGAGCAACCTTTACCGTGTGTATCTCTCGTCCATGGTCCAACTGCTTTCTCAGTGGTCTGGTGCCGGATCCATCACCCTCTATGCGCCCGATCTTTTCAAGATCCTGGGTATTACTGGAACTAATGAGTCCCTTCTTGTCACTGCCGTCTTTGGCCTTATCAAGTTTGTGTCGGCAATGCTTTGcgccctcttcctcgtcgatGTCATCGGTCGCAAGCGCGCTCTGTTGATTGGTATTACTCTCCAAGCCATCGCCATGATCTACGTCGCTGGATTCCTCACTGCCGTGCCTGAGCTGGGTACCGTGAAGAGCTATGTCCTGCCCGACAGTTTGAAGGGCCCTAGCCGAGGCGCCATTGCCATGATCTATATTTCTGGCGCCGGATGGGCTCTTGGCTGGAATTCTATGCAGTACCTGCTCACTGCTGAACTGTACCCTCTGCGTGTTCGTGCCTTGGCTACATCATGGGCTATGACTCTTCACTTTGCGAACCAGTACGGCAACTCGCGCGCTGTGCCTGTCATGCTGCTTCCCGATGCACAGGGTGGAATTTCACCAAAGGGCACTTTCTGGTGCTTTGCTGCCGTCACTATTGTGGGTGGCCTCTGGGTGTGGTTCTTTGTGCCCGAAACTGGTGGCCGCACTCTTGAGAGCATGGACCGCCTGTTTGACCTTCCATGGTACAGGATTGGTCTGCACGGCAACAAGGAtgccgaggagaaggacaTGGCTGTTGACGAGAAGCAGCGggccgccgaggaggagTTTGGCCATGTACACCAAATTGAGGAGAAGGCGTAG
- a CDS encoding NAD dependent epimerase/dehydratase family domain-containing protein, which translates to MAPTKVLVTGATGYITSGGSILTRLLKSTHPDIKNLSYTVLVRKPEHAEYFKSIGMTPVMFENLDQVDLLKKAASEHDIVINSASAFRALGARALIEGLAERRNKTGESVWFIHTSGTSSVGNRPVSKIYTEEDAPFEFNDKTQDIHAYELKREAHDSYPQRACDVAVVAAGEELNVPTYILMAPTIYGIGSGPFNKRSVQVPFLSRRALKKGYAEYIGEGAGVWDHIHIDDTTKIYELLLEKLFAKADVPFGRKGIYFGGSGRHSWKQVAEGIARAGFAVGVLEAEPRAIALEDLARDTPGAVEQYLELGFASRSCTNAELTREVLGWKPEIGEEAWEKGFAEELEAALAQ; encoded by the exons ATGGCTCCGACAAAGGTACTCGTCACCGGCGCAACTGGCTACAT AACCAGCGGTGGCTCTATCCTCACTCGGCTCCTCAAATCAACCCATCCCGATATCAAAAATCTATCATATACTGTGTTGGTGCGAAAACCTGAACATGCAGAGTATTTCAAGTCCATTGGCATGACGCCAGTCATGTTCGAGAATCTCGACCAGGTAGACCTtttgaagaaggcggcgtcCGAGCATGACATTGTCATCAACTCGGCCAGTGCGTTCAGAGCCCTGGGCGCGAGGGCGTTGATTGAGGGATTggcagaaagaagaaacaagactGGCGAATCAGTTTGGTTTATTCAC ACATCTGGTACATCTAGTGTCGGCAATCGTCCTGTTAGCAAAATCTacaccgaagaagatgccccGTTCGAGTTCAACGACAAGACTCAAGATATTCACGCCTACGAACTGAAACGCGAAGCTCACGACTCGTATCCTCAGCGAGCATGTGATGTTGCCGTCGTTGCTGCAGGAGAAGAACTCAACGTGCCGACATACATCCTCATGGCGCCGACAATCTACGGTATCGGCTCAGGTCCGTTCAACAAGCGTTCAGTTCAAGTTCCCTTCTTGTCCCGACGGGCTTTGAAGAAGGGCTACGCAGAGTACATTGGCGAGGGAGCTGGCGTGTGGGATCACATTCACATCGACGATACCACAAAGATTTACGAGCTACTATTGGAGAAACTCTTTGCAAAGGCAGACGTGCCTTttggaagaaaaggcattTACTTTGGCGGTAGTGGACGCCACTCGTGGAAGCAGGTCGCAGAAGGCATCGCCAGGGCTGGCTTTGCGGTTGGCGTCTTGGAGGCCGAGCCGCGGGCGATTGCGCTGGAAGATTTGGCGAGAGATACGCCTGGTGCGGTTGAGCAGTACTTGGAACTAGGATTTGCATCGAGGTCTTGTACAAATGCGGAGTTGACGAGGGAAGTGTTGGGATGGAAGCCGGAGATTGGAGAGGAGGCGTGGGAGAAGGGCTTTGCGGAAGAGCTTGAGGCGGCTTTGGCGCAGTAA
- a CDS encoding carboxylesterase family domain-containing protein, with the protein MHRFDILLLSTLALGAHATSHPSLPIVDLGYQVHRAISYNDTIKAYNFTNIPYAEPPVGSLRWRAPIPPKGVKKTIQDGSIGKICPQTSPNWTITAIQFATAWATNQLSSFNYTEAEKIANSTPQTTDPRTTEDCLVLDVIVPKAVLDKKKSHGKKAPVLVWIYGGGYVSGSKESWGSPNRIISASQEDGSDGIIWVAMNYRLGAFGFLAGPTMQKDGTANAGLYDQRLALQWVQENIAKFGGDPDNVTVMGESAGAGSIMFHLLAQGGKQPQESSFQKFLKILNVKSLKEARRLPSSALIAANVQQIGAEPYNEFAFSPSVDNVYIPGPPAKLLLEGAFAKGIPLLSSHTSFEGTLFTDPRTIGNETALANRLQTIYPLMEEKDLNYVLNTLYPAVYDGSHPYATSVDRNILMANEMYFATAHQALLQTTIHRGTEVHAWEFSVPPAIHGSDIAYTFYDGAAGVDPHVASIMQHAIAGFAKCGEPDAGPLGFAFPRYGKQATTVNLNINSSVTVSDPTWNNRTLWLAQTSWIG; encoded by the exons ATGCACAGATTCGATATTCTTCTGCTTTCCACCCTTGCATTGGGAGCTCATGCCACGAgccatccatctctgccaatTGTTGATTTGGGATACCAAGTCCATCGTGCCATATCATACAAT GACACAATCAAGGCCTACAACTTCACCAACATCCCTTACGCTGAGCCACCGGTAGGATCTCTACGCTGGAGAGCTCCCATCCCACCCAAGGGCGTCAAAAAGACCATACAGgatggcagcattggcaaaATCTGCCCCCAAACTTCCCCTAACTGGACAATCACCGCGATACAGTTTGCAACTGCATGGGCAACGAACCAGCTTTCGTCTTTCAACTACACCGAGGCTGAGAAAATCGCCAACAGCACTCCTCAGACCACAGATCCGCGAACTACAGAAGACTGTTTGGTCTTAGATGTGATTGTTCCCAAAGCTGTCTTGGATAAAAAGAAGTCCCACGGTAAAAAAGCTCCTGTTCTAGTATGGATTTAT GGAGGAGGGTACGTAAGCGGATCAAAGGAGTCGTGGGGCAGTCCCAATCGTATCATCTCTGCTTCTCAAGAGGACGGAAGCGATGGAATTATCTGGGTCGCCATGAATTACCGCCTCGGCGCGTTTGGCTTTCTTGCAGGACCTACGATGCAAAAGGACGGCACAGCCAACGCAGGATTGTACGATCAGCGCCTTGCTCTGCAATGGGTGCAGGAGAATATTGCCAAGTTCGGTGGAGACCCTGACAACGTCACTGTCATGGGCGAATCAGCTGGTGCAGGATCCATCATGTTCCATCTCCTTGCCCAGGGAGGCAAACAACCC CAAGAGAGCAGCTTTCAAAAGTTTCTGAAAATCCTCAATGTCAAGTCGTTGAAGGAAGCCAGACGACTGCCTTCGAGTgccctcatcgccgccaatgTCCAACAGATTGGAGCTGAGCCGTATAATGAGTTTGCCTTTAGCCCTTCTGTTGACAATGTCTACATTCCTGGTCCACCTGCCAAGTTGCTGCTTGAAGGTGCATTCGCCAAGGGCATTCCGTTGTTGTCCTCTCATACGAGCTTCGAGGGTACGTTATTCACTGATCCTCGGACTATTGGAAATGAAACGGCATTGGCAAACAGACTTCAAACTATTTATCCGCtcatggaagaaaaagacctCAACTACGTGCTCAACACTCTATATCCCGCCGTTTATGATGGCTCTCATCCGTACGCAACTAGTGTTGACAGAAACATCTTGATGGCGAACGAGATGTACTTTGCTACTGCCCACCAAGCCCTGCTTCAAACTACTATCCATCGTGGAACAGAAGTGCATGCATGGGAATTTTCAGTGCCGCCGGCTATCCATGGAAGCGACATTGCATATACATTCTATGACGGCGCTGCAGGTGTAGATCCTCATGTTGCTAGCATCATGCAGCATGCTATTGCTGGATTCGCAAAGTGCGGAGAGCCTGATGCCGGGCCGCTGGGATTCGCATTTCCTCGCTATGGAAAGCAGGCGACGACGGTCAATCTCAACATTAATTCCTCCGTCACTGTTTCCGACCCGACGTGGAATAACAGAACTTTGTGGCTGGCGCAGACCTCGTGGATTGGGTGA
- a CDS encoding peptidase family m54 domain-containing protein gives MMFPGPLILPDDDLAEDPEYPPQDFREWRDEEERNPVTRERKTIYIVPSPSITQEVYKMQTWSVCTSENAATTRDMQATEPPKLQDILEYLSAFFHGMDVKLFTKPFQWKKWDKYTGTILKTPDTERRIGLMTPSKELFGIRCRASPDGVSPMQVNLDDILDALAENIPSDAHSVMMLLDMDMYEGDGDIFTAGRAYGGSRIAAVSLFRDHPLCAPRDDGHAWPASHCATYIDQLCHEVSNPSTKQTKRQPPQSQRRDGGGPLHVAIEAAAIHAERTIPLEAPTAQWLGRVVVTMAHELCHCLGLDHCTYFACAMQGCGSVDEAQRQPPYVCPVCLEKLCTAIGEGVVDGWEDEGTRDGFVRERYEALRRVSGRWGNANVSRMFAGYKAWLDVVIERSSEKVVIVIDD, from the coding sequence atgatGTTTCCTGGTCCATTAATCCTCCCCGATGACGACCTTGCCGAGGATCCAGAGTATCCGCCACAGGACTTCCGTGAatggagagatgaagaggagcgaAACCCAGTGACTCGAGAAAGGAAGACTATCTACATTGTACCAAGTCCATCAATTACGCAGGAAGTGTACAAAATGCAGACATGGTCCGTCTGCACCTCTGAGAATGCAGCAACAACCCGGGACATGCAAGCTACCGAGCCGCCGAAGCTTCAAGATATTCTAGAGTACCTGTCTGCCTTCTTCCACGGCATGGACGTGAAACTCTTCACAAAACCCTTtcaatggaagaaatgggACAAATACACCGGCACAATCCTGAAAACCCCCGACACAGAACGCCGCATTGGACTCATGACGCCTAGCAAGGAGCTCTTCGGCATCCGGTGTCGTGCGTCCCCAGATGGAGTGTCCCCCATGCAGGTCAACTTGGACGACATACTGGACGCTCTGGCAGAAAACATCCCGTCAGACGCACACTCTGTCATGATGCTGctcgacatggacatgtacGAAGGAGACGGCGACATCTTCACCGCCGGCCGTGCATACGGAGGCAGCCGGATCGCTGCCGTCTCCCTATTCCGCGACCACCCGCTCTGCGCACCTCGAGACGACGGTCACGCATGGCCAGCATCTCACTGCGCAACCTACATTGACCAGCTCTGTCACGAAGTCTCCAACCCATCcaccaagcaaacaaaacgGCAACCCCCTCAGTCCCAACGACGAGACGGTGGCGGCCCCTTACACGTGGCAATCGAAGCAGCCGCCATCCATGCCGAGCGCACGATCCCGTTAGAAGCCCCAACAGCCCAATGGCTTGGGAGAGTGGTAGTGACCATGGCACACGAACTGTGTCACTGTCTGGGACTGGACCACTGCACGTACTTTGCGTGTGCGATGCAGGGGTGCGGCAGCGTCGACGAGGCACAGCGGCAGCCGCCGTATGTGTGTCCTGTGTGTCTGGAGAAGCTTTGTACGGCGATAGGGGAGGGTGTAGTTGACGGGTGGGAGGACGAGGGGACGAGAGATGGATTTGTGAGGGAGCGGTATGAGGCGTTGAGGAGAGTGAGTGGGAGATGGGGGAATGCGAATGTGTCGAGGATGTTTGCTGGGTATAAGGCTTGGTTGGATGTTGTTATTGAAAGGAGTTCTGAAAAGGTTGTTATTGTTATTGATGATTGA
- a CDS encoding tc5 transposase DNA-binding domain-containing protein, with translation MPDYTEDNVLSALKDIESGLSQRKAAQRWKVPRATLQKRLSGGVTRRQANEHKQRLSKDKEHHLAQWILASDELGFPPSYQEVRDFAAKVVKAGGDDEPLGKAWLDNFLRRNSQLKNVKWPHLKTAEGTP, from the coding sequence ATGCCCGACTACACAGAAGACAATGTTCTCTCAGCACTAAAAGACATCGAAAGCGGCCTCTCTCAACGAAAAGCCGCACAACGCTGGAAAGTCCCTCGAGCAACGCTTCAGAAACGTTTAAGCGGCGGCGTCACACGAAGGCAGGCAAACGAACACAAACAGCGTCtttccaaagacaaagagcatCATCTCGCACAGTGGATTCTAGCTTCAGATGAATTGGGCTTCCCGCCGTCGTACCAAGAGGTTAGAGATTTCGCTGCCAAAGTTGTCAAGGctggtggcgatgatgagccGCTTGGGAAAGCTTGGTTGGACAACTTTTTGCGGCGAAATTCGCAACTCAAGAATGTTAAGTGGCCTCACTTGAAAACTGCAGAAGGAACGCCGTGA